One window of Dyadobacter sandarakinus genomic DNA carries:
- a CDS encoding alkaline phosphatase family protein, with protein sequence MKSLLTLLTLACTFGAASAQDSHVVLISIDGLRPEFYKDASWSMVNLHQAMKTGAYADGVTGVFPTVTYPSHTTMITGVKPLKHGVHYNTPSEPLEVTGNWLWDYSTIKVPTIFSAAKEKGLVTASVFWPVSVGGPASYNIPEFWYLPKNKGEKRDMMHALSDKANPKGFFEEVQQNATGKLEEIDFDGDYLSIDENNARISGYIIRKYKPAFLAVHLVAVDHFEHEQGRDGDKVRSSLSGVDRNIKTILESIEKAGIKDKTTVIVTGDHGFVDIHSSLSPNVLLAQAGIYDPAAKRNWKAYFHASGGSSFLHLKDKNDKQTLEKVKAALEKLPVAQRSTFEIKDRAALDAVGADPNAALALAPRQGFTFSTAATGEFIRAASGGTHGFFPDFKEIQTGFVAFGKGIQPGAVIPEMSLQDIAPLIAKLLGIEFPSADGVLYPGVLVKEGK encoded by the coding sequence ATGAAAAGCCTCCTAACCCTGCTAACCCTCGCCTGCACCTTCGGTGCCGCCTCCGCCCAGGACTCACATGTTGTCCTGATCAGCATTGATGGCTTGCGGCCGGAATTTTATAAAGATGCATCCTGGTCGATGGTGAATTTGCACCAGGCGATGAAGACCGGGGCGTATGCGGATGGTGTTACCGGGGTTTTCCCGACGGTCACCTACCCTTCCCATACTACCATGATTACCGGCGTGAAACCGCTCAAACATGGCGTGCATTACAATACGCCGTCGGAGCCGCTGGAGGTGACGGGCAACTGGCTCTGGGATTACAGCACCATCAAGGTGCCTACAATTTTTAGTGCGGCAAAAGAAAAAGGGCTGGTGACAGCCTCGGTTTTCTGGCCGGTATCGGTGGGCGGGCCCGCCAGCTACAACATTCCCGAGTTCTGGTACCTGCCCAAAAACAAAGGCGAGAAGCGCGATATGATGCATGCATTGTCCGACAAAGCCAATCCGAAAGGTTTTTTTGAAGAAGTACAGCAAAATGCAACCGGCAAGCTGGAGGAGATCGATTTCGACGGCGACTACCTGAGCATTGACGAAAACAATGCGCGCATCAGCGGCTACATCATCCGCAAATACAAACCTGCATTCCTGGCGGTGCACCTGGTCGCGGTGGATCACTTTGAGCACGAGCAGGGTCGCGATGGTGATAAAGTCCGCTCCTCACTTTCGGGCGTAGACCGCAACATTAAAACCATCCTCGAATCCATTGAGAAGGCCGGGATCAAAGATAAAACGACGGTGATCGTCACTGGCGACCATGGTTTCGTCGACATTCATTCGTCCCTCTCGCCCAATGTGCTGCTGGCGCAGGCGGGCATTTATGATCCGGCCGCCAAGCGTAACTGGAAGGCCTATTTCCATGCGTCGGGCGGTTCTTCATTTTTGCATTTGAAAGATAAAAACGACAAACAGACGCTGGAAAAAGTGAAGGCGGCATTGGAGAAACTACCTGTCGCCCAGCGCAGCACATTCGAAATCAAAGACCGGGCCGCATTGGATGCCGTCGGTGCCGACCCGAATGCGGCATTGGCACTCGCGCCCAGGCAGGGGTTCACATTCAGTACGGCTGCTACGGGCGAATTCATCCGTGCTGCCAGTGGCGGCACCCACGGCTTTTTCCCCGACTTTAAAGAAATCCAGACTGGCTTCGTGGCATTCGGCAAAGGCATACAGCCCGGCGCAGTAATCCCGGAGATGAGCCTGCAGGACATCGCCCCGCTGATCGCCAAGTTGCTGGGAATCGAATTTCCATCGGCAGATGGCGTGCTTTACCCGGGGGTTTTGGTGAAGGAGGGGAAGTAG